From Apilactobacillus bombintestini:
AATTTCTAAAAGTAAAAAAAGACGGTAGAAGGAATATATATTTCTCTGCTATAAATGAACAGACCGCTTATTCACTTTCTGCTAAGCGCGTTTTTGAGAGAATGTGTTGTATGCATTATGGTGAAACTATTAAAGATATTGTAAATAGTGTTGAGCTAAGTAAATCAGATATTGATACCTTAATTACATTATTAAAATCTAAAAAGAAGAATGCACCTGATAAAGTGGAATGCAAGTGCCTGGAAGACTAATTAGGAGATGAATTTATATGTCAGATATGAAAGATAAAATGAATATGGGCCATGATGATATGAATCATAAAGAAATGCACATGGATCATAGTATGCATGATGATATGAATATGGACCATGGTATGAATCATGGTGATATGCACATGGACCACAGTATGCACCATGATGGAATGAATATGGATCATTGTGGTATGAGTCACGATGGAATGAATATGAATCATGGTGGCATGCACCATATGCATCATATGGGAAACTTAAAACGTAAATTTTGGATTTCACTTATTTTAACTATTCCTATTATTATTATGTCACCAATGATGGGAATGAAGATGCCATTCCAATTAACTTTTAATGGTTCTGATTTTCTAGTATTAATTTTAGGTACTATTTTATTCTTATATGGTGGATATCCATTCTTTACTTCTTGTATTGGTGAAATGAAAAATAAGAAGCCTGGTATGATGTCATTAATTACCATGGGAATTTCTGTTGCATATGTATATAGTGTTTATGCAGTGATTGCTAATGATATTTTAAATGTAAAACCAATGGTAAATGACTTTTTCTGGGAATTGTCCACTTTGATTGTAATCATGTTATTGGGACACTGGATTGAAATGAATTCAGTCATGAATGCTGGATCAGCATTAAATAAATTGGCAGCATTATTACCTGATAATGCACACTTAATTGCTGAAGATGGTTCCGTAAAAGAAGTAAATGTTCATGATTTAAATGAAGAAGATACTATTTTAATTAAGTCTGGTGAAAAGGTTCCTGCAGATGGAACTATTATCGATGGTAAAACTGCATTGAATGAATCATTAATCACTGGTGAATCACGTGATGTGCAAAAATCAGTTAATGATAATGTAATTGGTGGTTCAATAAATGGTAGTGGAAGCATTAAAGTAAGAATTACTGGAACTGGTGAAAGTGGTTACCTATCAAAAGTTATGAACATGGTTAGTGAAGCACAATCATCTAAGTCTGAATCAGAAGATTTAGCAAACAAAGTTGCTGGTTACTTATTTTATGCAGCATTAATAGTTGCGGTAATTGCATTTGTTACCTGGAGTTTATTACATGGAGTAATTTATGCTATTCCAATTACGGTTAGTGTATTAATCATTGCATGTCCTCATGCATTAGGATTGGCTATTCCTTTGATCATTTCCAGAATGACTTCTATTTCAGCCACCCACGGACTATTAATTAGAAATAAGACTTCTTTAGAAGGTATCAATAAAATTAAATACGCATTAATGGATAAAACTGGTACCTTAACGCAAGGAGATTTCAAGGTTAATGCCTATGATAGTTTAGACAATAATTATGAAAAACAAGATATTATTAAAATTGCAGCTGCTATTGAACAATCATCAAGTCATCCTTTAGCAGAAGGAATTATAAACGCTTTTGCTGAATTAAATAGTGATGAATTAAAAGCTAACAATATTGAAGAAATTTCTGGTTCTGGAATTAAGGGAACCATTAATGATAAAGAGTTTATGGTAGTATCTAGTTCTTACTTAGATAAAAACAATATTGAATATAATTCTGCTGATACTGATAAGTATTTACAACAAGGTAATTCATTAAGTTACTTGGTAAGTGATGGAAAAGCTATTGGATACATTGCTGAAGGTGATTCCATTAAACCTGGTGCTAAAGAAATGATTCAATTCTTAAACAAACAACACATTATTCCTGTAATGTTGACTGGTGATAACCAACAAGCTGCAAATAAAATTGCAGACATTCTAGGAATTAAAGAAGTAAATGCTCAATTAGTTCCAGAAGAAAAACAACAAATAGTTACTAAGTATCAACAAAATGGTAAAGTTATGTTTATTGGTGATGGTGTTAACGATGCACCTAGTTTAACAAAAGCTGATTTAGGTAT
This genomic window contains:
- a CDS encoding CopY/TcrY family copper transport repressor, producing MDKSDISNSEWEVMRIIWTIGETTSSNLIDILSNKMDWSSSTIKTLLARLCKKEFLKVKKDGRRNIYFSAINEQTAYSLSAKRVFERMCCMHYGETIKDIVNSVELSKSDIDTLITLLKSKKKNAPDKVECKCLED
- a CDS encoding heavy metal translocating P-type ATPase; translation: MDHGMNHGDMHMDHSMHHDGMNMDHCGMSHDGMNMNHGGMHHMHHMGNLKRKFWISLILTIPIIIMSPMMGMKMPFQLTFNGSDFLVLILGTILFLYGGYPFFTSCIGEMKNKKPGMMSLITMGISVAYVYSVYAVIANDILNVKPMVNDFFWELSTLIVIMLLGHWIEMNSVMNAGSALNKLAALLPDNAHLIAEDGSVKEVNVHDLNEEDTILIKSGEKVPADGTIIDGKTALNESLITGESRDVQKSVNDNVIGGSINGSGSIKVRITGTGESGYLSKVMNMVSEAQSSKSESEDLANKVAGYLFYAALIVAVIAFVTWSLLHGVIYAIPITVSVLIIACPHALGLAIPLIISRMTSISATHGLLIRNKTSLEGINKIKYALMDKTGTLTQGDFKVNAYDSLDNNYEKQDIIKIAAAIEQSSSHPLAEGIINAFAELNSDELKANNIEEISGSGIKGTINDKEFMVVSSSYLDKNNIEYNSADTDKYLQQGNSLSYLVSDGKAIGYIAEGDSIKPGAKEMIQFLNKQHIIPVMLTGDNQQAANKIADILGIKEVNAQLVPEEKQQIVTKYQQNGKVMFIGDGVNDAPSLTKADLGIAIGSGTDVAIDSADVVLVNSDPADVINLIKLAKQSHTKMIQNLWWGAGYNIIALPLAAGVLSSIGIIIGPMLGAVIMSLSTVIVAINAMTLKIK